From Centropristis striata isolate RG_2023a ecotype Rhode Island chromosome 16, C.striata_1.0, whole genome shotgun sequence, a single genomic window includes:
- the si:ch211-67f13.7 gene encoding uncharacterized protein si:ch211-67f13.7, with protein sequence MQSVAMKTKWHLYMLWGVLSLGLLCCAVDTSVTRRKQLFKLDTPKSKPVKLSRTGDRNSSERSPAGTSPLSQLSPPRPVPPPTPRSTRPGRPGAGSRSALAYLPDVSVTCSTSDLVVRVKPAFYGLGAVAEELKLGSACKSNGVLRPYGDLLFTYPLTACDAVRESPPGFLLYKYVLHYEPSSQRFPSRAHRIKVNIECRYQRNHHVYQLTVQPTWETTIVHKRLKGSPGDFKMELMDDSWSRLAKSQVYQLGKTVHVQVSAPHLPTGGKLYIRSCYAAPSRGSKSLKYTIIDNFGCVLDSKSHPGASQFISRTDGTLRFSLKAFQFTSDPDTQVNIHCKLFVTSEEPGSAHKSCTYRENRWEALTGDDSICDCCDSQCVTSKPRRAMMEGSASSGSLLVSDQPLAAEDGFLPVSRTREGEATIHRHVSDNQWDSTDIVKYDDDYDEEQDYTDEEEEESGVILGVMREPDVDESGFRKWLKESEVNLNETEEDGSGSVIQWESEEEEGFDEVSLNEKEAEVLRHQVQVEKISSDPQKESQPPISEGEEQSRKQTGGGEEHDGMMVSEVESDDRDITWYFTWR encoded by the exons ATGCAGTCTGTTGCGATGAAAACAAAGTGGCATCTTTATATGTTGTGGGGTGTTTTATCACTTGGCCTCCTCTGCTGTGCAGTGGACACTTCAGTTACCAGAAGGAAACAGCTTTTCAAACTGGACACTCCAAAATCCAAACCAGTAAAACTGTCAAGAACAGGCGACAGAAACTCCTCTGAGAGGTCACCTGCCGGCACGTCTCCATTGTCCCAGCTCAGTCCCCCCAGGCCCGTCCCTCCTCCGACACCGCGATCCACGCGTCCAGGGCGGCCCGGGGCAGGGAGCCGCTCGGCCCTTGCTTACCTCCCGGACGTCTCAGTAACCTGCTCCACGTCTGACCTCGTGGTGCGGGTCAAACCAGCTTTCTACGGGCTGGGCGCGGTTGCAGAGGAGCTGAAGTTAGGCAGCGCCTGCAAAAGCAACGGGGTCCTCAGACCATACGGGGACCTGCTTTTCACCTATCCTCTGACAGCATGCGATGCTGTGCGAGAG TCGCCGCCTGGTTTTCTGCTCTACAAATATGTGCTGCATTATGAGCCTTCTTCACAGCGCTTCCCAAGCAGAGCGCACCGGATCAAAGTCAACATTGAATGCCGTTACCAAAG GAACCATCACGTTTACCAGCTGACAGTGCAGCCCACCTGGGAAACTACCATCGTGCATAAAAGGCTGAAAGGAAGTCCAGGTGACTTCAAGATGGAGTTGATGGACG ATTCGTGGAGCAGACTAGCCAAGTCTCAGGTGTACCAGCTTGGAAAGACTGTACATGTGCAGGTCTCTGCTCCTCATCTCCCAACTGGTGGGAAACTGTACATTCGGAGCTGCTATGCTGCACCGTCCAGAGGCTCTAAATCCCTCAAATACACCATCATTGACAATTTTGG CTGTGTGCTGGACAGCAAAAGCCACCCAGGGGCCTCTCAGTTCATCTCTCGGACAGACGGCACCCTAAGATTCTCCCTAAAGGCTTTCCAGTTCACCTCTGACCCTGACACACAG GTCAATattcactgcaaattatttgtcacATCTGAGGAACCAGGTTCTGCACACAAGTCATGCACCTACAGAGAAAACAG ATGGGAGGCCCTCACTGGTGATGACTCTATATGCGACTGCTGTGATTCACAATGTGTGACCTCTAAACCCCGGAGGGCCATGATGGaag GCTCTGCCAGCAGCGGGTCGTTGTTGGTCTCTGATCAGCCGTTGGCAGCAGAAGATGGTTTTCTACCAGTCAGCAGGACCAGAGAAGGCGAGGCCACAATACATCGCCATGTCAGTGACAACCAGTGGGACAGTACGGATATAGTGAAgtatgatgatgattatgatgaagAGCAAGACTAcacagatgaagaagaagaagaaagtgggGTTATCCTTGGAGTGATGAGAGAACCTGATGTAGATGAGTCAGGTTTTAGGAAGTGGCTCAAAGAGTCTGAAGTGAATTTGAATGAGACTGAAGAGGACGGGTCAGGGTCTGTCATACAATGGGagagtgaagaggaggagggatttGATGAGGTCAGTTTAAATGAGAAAGAGGCTGAAGTGTTGCGTCATCAGGTGCAGGTGGAGAAAATATCATCAGACCCACAGAAAGAGTCACAGCCACCGATATCTGAAGGTGAAGAACAAAGCAGGAAGCAAACAGGTGGAGGTGAAGAGCACGACGGGATGATGGTGTCCGAGGTGGAGAGTGATGATAGGGACATTACCTGGTATTTCACATGGAGGTAG
- the LOC131988226 gene encoding sodium-dependent lysophosphatidylcholine symporter 1-B-like, protein MARGEGAEQYAATLLPVKPIHTEIKTAKPKDQRPRLSVWSKLCYAIGGAPYQITGSALGFFLQIYLLDVAQLDPFHASIILFVGRAWDAVTDPTVGFLVSRSRWTRIGRMMPWILLSTPFAVLTYFLIWYVPPFEQGSKVVWYLIFYCLFQSMQTCFHVPYSALTMFISTDQKERDSATAYRMMVEVLGTVLGTAIQGQIVGGSADCPTEPDDFNSSNSSNSSNVTYESRVPLVETKLAYLTASGVICIIYVLCAAVLFLGVKEQKETGRKKPHLTFRQGLWVVMSHEPYIKLVIGFLFTSLAFMLLEGNFALFITYSLGHRQHFQNILLVIMLSGTLSIPWWQWFLTRFGKKKAVYFGITWAVPFMILIVSIKSNLVISYLVSVAAGVSVAAAFLLPWSMLPDVVDDFKVKHPGIHGHEALFYSYYVFFIKFASGVSLGISTLSLKFAGYVTGSCSQPEAVSLTLKVLVSPVPVALIAVGLLIIKTYPIDEERRQGNRKLLQEMLDSESETSALESNV, encoded by the exons ATGGCACGAGGAGAGGGCGCGGAGCAGTACGCTGCGACTTTGTTACCGGTAAAACCTATACATACAGAGATCAAGACAGCAAAG CCAAAGGACCAGAGGCCTCGTCTGTCTGTGTGGAGCAAACTGTGCTATGCCATCGGAGGGGCTCCCTACCAGATCACAGGCAGCGCTCTGGGCTTCTTCCTCCAGATCTACCTGCTGGATGTGGCTCAG CTGGATCCCTTCCATGCCTCCATCATCCTGTTTGTGGGCCGGGCCTGGGACGCTGTCACGGACCCCACTGTGGGTTTCCTGGTGAGCCGGAGCAGATGGACCAGAATCGGCCGCATGATGCCCTG GATCCTTTTATCTACTCCGTTTGCAGTGCTGACTTACTTCCTCATCTGGTACGTGCCTCCTTTTGAGCAAGGAAGCAAGGTCGTCTGGTACCTGATCTTCTACTGCCTCTTCCAGTCAATGCAGACG TGCTTCCATGTGCCATATTCAGCCCTCACCATGTTCATCAGCACTGACCAGAAAGAGAGGGACTCTGCCACTGCTTATC GTATGATGGTGGAGGTGCTGGGCACGGTTCTGGGCACAGCGATCCAGGGTCAGATAGTCGGTGGCAGCGCAGATTGTCCCACTGAGCCTGATGActtcaacagcagcaacagcagcaacagcagcaacgTAACCTACGAGTCCAGAGTTCCACTGGTCGAGACG AAACTAGCATACTTGACTGCTTCAGGGGTGATCTGCATCATCTACGTCCTCTgtgctgcagttttgtttttgggtGTGAAGGAACAAAAAG AGACCGGGAGGAAAAAACCCCATCTCACCTTCCGTCAGGGGCTGTGGGTGGTGATGAGTCACGAACCGTACATCAAACTGGTCATCGGCTTCCTCTTCACCTCTCTGGCCTTCATG cttctgGAGGGGAACTTTGCCCTTTTCATCACCTACTCTCTCGGCCATAGGCAGCACTTCCAGAATATTCTCCTGGTCATCATG CTATCTGGAACTCTATCCATCCCATGGTGGCAGTGGTTTCTGACCCGGTTTGGGAAGAAAAAGGCGGTTTACTTCGGCATCACT TGGGCAGTGCCCTTCATGATCCTAATCGTCTCCATTAAGAGCAACCTGGTCATTTCTTACTTGGTCTCAGTGGCGGCAGGTGTGAGTGTGGCAGCAGCTTTCCTCCTGCCCTG GTCAATGCTTCCGGATGTAGTGGACGACTTCAAGGTCAAACACCCAGGCATCCACGGTCACGAAGCCCTCTTCTACTCCTACTATGTGTTCTTTATCAAGTTTGCCTCGGGAGTGTCCCTTGGTATCTCTACACTCAGTTTAAA atTTGCCGGCTATGTGACCGGGAGCTGCTCACAACCCGAGGCGGTCAGTTTAACCCTGAAGGTGCTGGTCTCTCCTGTGCCTGTGGCTCTTATCGCTGTGGGACTCTTGATAATAAAGACCTACCCTATTGATGAAGAGAGGAGGCAGGGTAACCGAAAACTGCTGCAGGAAATGCT GGACTCGGAGTCCGAAACTTCAGCACTTGAGAGCAACGTGTAA